From the genome of Schaalia odontolytica:
CATCGCGGCGTCCTTCACCTGGGAGGGAGAGGCCTGCACGTCCTGGATAGGTAGCGCCGATCTGGATAGGTAGTGCTGATCTGGATAGGTTATTTTCCTATCCAGAACGTCATAACCTATCCAGTTCGTGGTTTCCTATCCACTTCGTGGCCGCCCGTGCCCATACATGTCCGCACGTGGGCCCTTTCATCCGCACGTGGGCCCTTTCATCCGCACGTGGGCCCTTTCAACCGCACGGGGGTAACGCCGCCTACGCGCAGGTCATGGGGTTTCCGTGCGTATCGAGGGGTTAACGTGCAGTCCTTAGTGGCCGCGGTGGCGAGCTTTCGCTTTCAGGCGGGCGAGGCGGCGTTTCTCTTCAGCTTTCTCACGTTTCTTCTGCTTGGTCGTGGAAGCTCGTTCTCGTGCCATGCGTTCGCGTTCTGCTTGAATCGCTGCCTGTGATGCAGTGGAAGGAAGCGCACGGCGGGCGAGGTGGGAAGCTTGGCGCTGTGCGCGCTTGGGGTTGTGGTGCGTCGCCTGACGTTGGGCCATATCGGAAGCCCAAGCGACCTCGTCGAGGCGGCACAGGAGAGCGTTAGCGTGAGCGAGAAGGAACTCGTAGAACTCCGCGTCTGAGGGCTGTGCGCCGAACACGATTCTAACGGCGCGAAAACGGTCGGCCTCGTGGCGCTCAATGACACCGACCCAGAACTGACCATCGAAATATAGTGTGGACTCCGTCTTCATTACTCGTCTCCAGGTACACCAGGGTGGACCCGATGACGCTGGATTCTGCTCGGGGCAGCGACGGATGCGAGGCATCGCCCAGACTTCCTACTGGACTGTGCGGTTCGCGTATCAGGACTGACGACTCATTATACGTCCCGTGTTCCAGGGTGTTGCTACTGGACGATCGGCTTGCCGCCGATGGACAAGGCCTTGCGCGCGCTTGACGCGCTGCCTGATGCCCCGACTGATCTCGCGCGCGAAGCGGGGGCTGCCCTCAGCGCTATCGTCTCTCGTCGAGCCGATGGAGGCGGCCCCACCAGCGGGTGATCAGCCACTCGTCGTGCGTTGAGATAACCAGGGTTCCCTCCCACTCGCGCATCGCCTCTTCGAGGGACTCCAGGGCGTTCAGGTCCAGGTAGTTCGTGGGCTCATCGATCACGAGGATCTGAGCGTCGGCCCGCGCCGCGAACGCCAGCTGAGCCCTGCGTTGGTTTCCCGCGGAGAGCTCACCGAGCGGCCGGTTCCACGCCGCTGGGGGAACGAATCCCTTCCCGGCCTCCCCGATGCCCAGGTACCACGCATTCTCGGGGATGAGGGGGTCGCCGGGCCGCGGGAGCACCTGGGGCACGAGGACGACCCCGGAGGCGGCATCGATGCATCCGTGCGCCCCGCTGGGGGCCCCGCGTGCGATCCACTCCAGCAGGGTGGTCTTGCCCGACCCGTTGGGCCCCGCGACGAGGAGGTGCTCGCCGTAGCGCGCCTCGAAGGAGGTTGGCGCGAGGCGTCCCTCCACCGACGCGCCGCGGACGGCCAGGGCGATACCCATTGCGTGTGGGTGCGGTGATGTCCCGCCCGTGGTGGTCCTGATGGGGTGGGGGAAAGAGAACTCGCCCTGGTCATAGCGGGGCTTGGGGACTTCGTGTGCCGCGAGAACCGACAGCCTCCGGGAGTCGTCGTTGATGCGCCTCTTCGACACAGTTTGGGCGCGGTCGGCGTAGTACTTCTGCGCCATCCGTATCTCGGTGCGGGGTTTGAAGCGCGCATGCCCCACCACCGTCGAATCCCGCTGGTGAGATACGAGTCGGCGTTTCTCTGCCTGCTGATCCGCATGGATCGCGGTGTGCCGCGAGCGTGCGGCGGCCTTGTCGCGCAGGTAGTCCGAGTAGGATCCTCCTACCCTGTACGCCCCGAAGTCCGCGGGCTCTCCCTTGGAGATTGCCACCGCCCGCCACGGTGTCGGATCCAGGTCGAGCAGCGCCGTCGCCGTGCGCTCAATGAAGGCCCGGTCGTGGCTGGTCATGAGCACCGGCCCCTGCCAGTTGTCGATTGTGTGTGCTAGGTGCTCGCGCCCGTCAGTGTCCAGGTGGTTCGTCGGTTCGTCCAGGACGAGGGCCTCTGGTCGATCAACGAGGGTGAGGGCCAGGCGCAGGCGGGCACACTGCCCTGGGGAGAGGGAGGCGAGGGGGCGGGAGCAGTCGAGGCCTCCTAGGTCGAGGGCCTCCAGGGTCTGTTCGAGGCGCGTGTCGATGGTCCACGCGTCCCGCGCGATCATCGCCGCTAGGACGCGGTCGTACTCCGCTTCGTCGCCCGGTGAGGGGTCCCGGGCGAGGTGCTCGGTGAGGAAGTCGAAGCGCGCCGCCAGCCCGCGGGTGCCTGACGTGGCGGCATCGATGAGCTGTGCGACGGTGCGGGACTCCCTGTCCCCCGCGAGCGGAGGACGGGACGCCAGAGGGGCTCCCGGTGCTGACCGCATGGCCGCGGGCCAATGAATTGGGGGAACTAGCTGGGGCGCGGAGAGCGTCGGGCCGGCGATCGTTCCGGAGTCCGGCTGGAGTCGGCCCGCTGCGAGGGCCAGCAGTGTTGACTTGCCGATCCCGTTCGGGCCGACAACTACGAGGCGGTCGGCGGGCCCACACGTGAAGGAGACGTTAGTGAGGACGGGCAGCGTGCCGTAGGAAAAGAAGACGTGGGAAAAGACAATCGTGGACATAATGCACCTTGGGGAGGAGGGGCAGGGAGGCATTATGTCAGGAGTCCATGGGGACATTATATCGGCAACGGCGCGCAGGCGCGGCAGTTCTGCACAGAAATGGGGGCGTCCTCCCGGGGCTGTCTGTCAAGACTAACGGCTTGCCGACGGACGACATGAGCATGCGGGAGGACACCCGGACAAAATACTCCCCCGCGAGCCCTCGTTGGGACCCGCGGGGGAGGAACGGCGACTACTGAGGAATCCTCAGAACAGCAGCGGTGCGAAGCCAGCCACCGGGGCGAGGAACGCGGCGCCACCCAGCAGAGCGGTCTTGATGTAGGGGAAGGCGACGAAGGCGGCGATGATGAGGACCACGAGCAGCGCCATGAGGATGAGGTTGTTGCGCTGACGCTTGTACTGCTCGGGCGTCAGCTCCTCCTTCTTGCGGATGAGCGGGGCCTCGCCGTGGACGGAACCAGTGTTGCCGCCGGGCTTTGCGCCCTCGTTCTCGGTCGGGAAGTGCTGGTCGGACATGGTGGTCTCCTACTGGGTGTTTGAGGGGATCAATTGACGATCGGCTTGCCGCCGATGGACATGGGGGCGCGGGTGCGGGCCTGTGCATCGAGGTCCTTCTCCCACGCGGAGGCCTCCTCCCAGTTGACGGAAGACAGCAGGTGCAGAGCACCCATCTCGCGCAGTGCGTCGAGGAGGATGAAGCGCGGGGCGGGGTAGGGGGCGTTCCATGGGATCACGGTCCACAGGCCATTCTTGCCGACGAGGAACTCGCCGCGGTTACGGTCGTGTAGGTCGTTGGCAGCGGTCTGCGCATCGCCCTCGGCGGCCCACAGCCAGCGGGTGACGCGGAAGGCCTCCCACGTCTCCTCCCACGAGGAGTAGGAGAACTGCAGAGCCCGGTTGATGACCGCGAGGGTATCCCAGGCCTCGTCCTCGCTCAGCCAGCCCTGGCCGGCACCCGCGCGCGTCAGGTTCGCGGCGCGAATGAGGTCCCACGCGGCGAAATCCAGGGCCTGGATGCCGCGGTCATTGTCCAGGAAACGGCGGATGCGCCAGCGACGCTCCCAGTCCTCCATCGACGAGTCCGCGGTCTTACTCAGGCGGGCGATCTCCTTGTCTGCCCACCCGGGCCTTGCGCAGCGCTCGCGCAGGGCAGCGAAATCCTCGCGGTGTCCGGCGCGCAAGAGCGAATAAATCTGGCGGATCAGGCTCTCGCGATCGGTGATACCCCAGTCGCGGTCGAGCATGCCCTTCATTCCGGCGGGATCCGACAGCTTCAGCTGGTTAACGACCTCGTCGTTGCACAATGCGTACACCATGGCGGGAGCCAGCAGGCGTGCCTGCGGATCGGCGGCCATGTCCTCGCGCTTGCCGCGCAGCTTCGGGGTGTGGTGCTCGTTGAGCTTGTTCCACTCGCCTTCCTTGCCTGCCTTGCGCACGTCGCGTGGCGCGGGGACGGCGCCCTTCGAGCGGGCGGCTGCCTGCTTGAACGTATTCGCAGCTAGGGCCACGATGACGCAGCCGATCGCGAACCAGATCGGGAACGGAATGTCGGAGAGGAAATTCTGGAGCACAGACTGATTGTGCCCGATGGAAAGCAGATCACACAATTCAGGGGCACTCGTGCGCGCAAGGTGGGACGAGGCTGGGGCTTCCCCCTATGTAATAGGTACCGCCGGATGAGCCCACCGGCGCCTCGCCCGGGCGCGCCCGCGCGCGAGAATCCGCCACTGCCTCGTGAATGTCAAACCCGAGCGGCGTGAGACGCGCGGAAGCGGTCCCGGTACCCAGATGCGGGTGGGACGCGGTAAGGTCCATCCCAGATGCCTCGCTGGGTGAACCGCGAGCGAGGGTGCTACAAATACTGGGGAAGCGACGGAAGGGACCGGCAATGTCAGCGACGAAGCTCGTGATCGTGGAGTCTCCTGCGAAGGCAGCCACCATCGAGGGATACCTGGGTCCCGACTACCACGTGACCGCCTCCATCGGCCACATCCGCGACCTCCCGCAGCCCTCCGAGCTGCCCAAAGACATGAAGAAGGGGCCGTTTGGTCGCTTTGCCGTCAACGTGGATGATGGCTTTAAGCCCTACTACGTGGTGAACCCGGATAAGAAGAAAAAGGTCACCGAACTCAAGAAGCTCCTCAAGGAGTGCGACGAACTCTATCTGGCAACTGATGAGGACCGCGAGGGTGAGGCCATCGCGTGGCACCTCCTGCAGGTCTTGAAGCCGAAGGTTCCCGTGCGTCGCATGGTGTTCCACGAAATTACGAAAGAAGCGATCCAGCGCGCGCTGGAGAACACGCGCGACCTGGACACCGCCCTCGTGGACGCTCAGGAGACCCGCCGCATCCTCGACCGCCTCTACGGCTACGAGGTCTCGCCCCTCCTGTGGCGCAAGATCCGCCCGTCCCTGTCCGCCGGCCGCGTGCAGTCGGTGGCCACGCGCCTCGTGGTCGCCAGGGAACGTGAGCGCATGGCGCACGTGAGCGCCCAGTACTGGTCGATCGACACGGCGTTCACGTCGGCGGGCCAGGCCTTCGGCGCGCGCGTCTCCTCCGTGGATGGCCACTCGATCGCGACCGGCTCCGACTTTTCCGAGAAGGGCGAGCTGAGCGCGAAGGCGGCCAAGGCCGGCGTCCTCCACCTGGACGAGGCCACGGCCCGCGCCTACGCGCAGGCTCTGTCGGATGCCCCGGCCTCGGTCATCGACTCGGTGACCCGCAAGCCCTACCGTCGCCGCCCGGCAGCCCCCTTCACGACGTCGACCCTCCAGCAGGAGGCGTCGCGCAAGCTGCACTGGAACGCGTCCTCGACGATGCGCACCGCCCAGTCCCTCTACGAGTCCGGTTACATCACCTACATGCGTACCGACTCCACGGCGCTGTCCAGCCAGGCGATCCACGCCGCCCGCGAGCAGGCCACCCAGCTCTACGGGGCCGAGGCTGTGGCCGAGTCCCCGCGCCTGTACGGCACCACGTCCAAGGGCGCCCAGGAGGCGCACGAGGCGATCCGTCCTGCGGGTGATCACTTCCGCACGCCGGGCGAGGTGGCCGGTTCTCTGTCGAAGCAGCAGCTGGCGCTGTACGACCTGATCTGGAAGCGCACGGTTGCCTCGCAGATGGCCGACGCTCTCGGCTACACGGCGACGATCCGCGTGCTCACCGGCATCGAGGTTGACGGTAAGCGCCACGACGTGCTGTCCTCGGCCTCGGGCACGGTCATCACCTCCCCGGGCTTCCGCCTGGCCTACCAGGAGGGCCGCGACCAGGGGCGTTACGACGCGGAAAAGAACGACGCGGAGAAGACCCTCCCGGACGTCGCTGAGGGTGATCCCGCGACGCTGACCGAGGCCACCCCCGACGGCCACGAGACCCAGCCCCCGGGCCGCTACACGGAGGCCACGCTGGTCAAGACCATGGAGGAGCTCGGTATCGGCCGTCCCTCCACCTACGCGGCCACCATCCAGACGATCGGTGACCGCGGGTACGTGACGCACCGCGGCCAGTACCTGGTGCCCACGTGGCTGGCGTTCTCCGTGACGCGCCTGCTCGAGGAGAACCTGGCGAACCTGGTCGACTACGACTTCACGGCCTCGATGGAGGGCGACCTGGACCGTATCGCCGCGGGCGAGGAGAACGGCACGGAGTTCCTGACCGGCTTCTTCTTCGGCCCCGACGGCACGGGTGAGAACGGCGGTCTGCGCCACGACGTCGCCTCCCTGGGCGATGACATCGACGCGCGCGCCGTCAACTCGATCGACCTGGGCCGCGGCGTGACGCTGCGCGTGGGTCGCTACGGCCCCTACATGGAAAAGGCCGACGGGACGCGCGCGAACGTGCCACCGGAGGTCGCTCCCGACGAGCTGACGGATGAGCTGATCGACCAGCTCTTCTCCCGCGCCGCCGACGATGGCCGTGAGCTGGGCGTCGACCCCGCGACCGGTCACACGATCATCGTCAAGGATGGCCGCTACGGCCCCTACGTCACCGAGGTCCTGCCCGAGGAGACTGAGGGCGCCGAGGAAGGCGCGAAGAAGACGAAGAAGGCTGCCGCCAAGCCTCGCACCGCCTCGCTGTTCAAGACCATGGACATCGCGACCGTCACCCTCGAGGACGCCCTGGCGCTGCTGTCCCTGCCGCGCGAGGTAGGCACGGACCCGGCCTCGGGCGAGGTCATCACGGCGCAGAACGGCCGCTACGGCCCCTACCTGAAGAAGGGCACGGACTCGCGCACGCTGGCCTCCGAGGACCAGCTGCTGACCATCACCCTGGACGAGGCCCTGGCCATCTACGCCCAGCCCAAGACGCGCGGCCGCGGCACGGCCCGCCCGCCGCTGCGCGAGTTCGGCGAGGACCCGATCTCGGGCAAGAAGGTCACCGTCAAGGACGGCCGCTTCGGCCCCTACGTGACGGATGGCGAGACCAACGTGACGGTGCCGCGCGCCGAGACGGTGGAGGACCTGACGGCCGAGCGCGCCTACGAGCTGTTGGCAGATAAGCGCGCCAAGGGCCCCGCCCCCAAGCGCACGCGCAAGACGGCCGCGAAGAAGACGACGACCAAGAAGACGAGCGCGAAGAAGACCACCGCGAAGAAGACGGCCACCAAGAAGGCCGCGACGAAGAAGGACAGCTGATGGCAGCGCGAGGAGTGTTCATCACCTTCGAAGGCGGCGACGGCTCGGGGAAGTCCACGCAGATCCAGTCGGTGCGCGACTGGTTCGAGAGCCGTGGCCGCGAGGTCATCGTCACCCGCGAGCCGGGCGGCACCGAGCTGGGCACGGAGATCCGTCGCCTCGTGCAAAACGGCCCCGAGGACGTCGACGCGCGCACGGAGGCACTCCTGTACGCGGCCGACCGCGCCTACCACGTCGCCACGGTCATCGCCCCCGCCCTCGAGCGCGGCGCGGTCGTGCTGGGGGACCGCTACATCGATTCCTCTCTGGCGTACCAGGGTGCGGCCCGCTCCCTCGGTGTGGACGAGATCGCCTCGCTGTCCGCGTGGGCGACCCGCGGCCTCTACCCTTCGCTGACGTTCCTCCTGGACCTGCCCCCGGAGGTCGGTGCGCGCCGCCGCACCGACGCCCCGGACCGCATGGAGCGCGAGTCCATGGACTTCCACGAGCGCGTGCGCCACGAGTACCTGCGCCTCGCGGACGCCGAGCCCGACCGCATCGTCGTCATCGACGCGGTGGGCACGGTCGACGAGGTCTTCTCCGAGATCCGCGGCGTCCTCGTCGAGCGCTTCGAGGGCGGCTCCGTCACGATCGACGAGGCCTCCGACTCCGTTTCCGCGCCGGCTAAGGAGACCCCGGCCTCGTCCTCTGAGGTTCCCGAGGCCCCCGAGAAGCCGCGCGACAAGAGCGCGGACAAGGGCAGCGCCCGCAAGCCCGCCACCATGGTGGGAGCCCTGGGCGAATCCCAGGGCGCGCTCTGGGATGAATGATGAGCGTCTGGTCCTCGCTCGTCGGACAGGACGCGGCGGTCGCTAAGCTCAGCGAGGCCGCGGCGTCCGCCCGCGCGATCGTCGCCTCCCGAGGCGGCGCACGGGCCTCCGACGACGCGCGTTCCATGAGCCACGCCTGGCTCATCACCGGCCCTCCCGGGTCTGGTCGTTCCGTCGCAGCGCGCGCCTTCGCGGCCGCCCTGCAGTGTACGGGTGAGACCGTGGGGTGTGGCCAGTGCGCGGGATGCCGCACGACGATGGGCCGCACGAACGCCGACGTCGTTTTTGCGGCCACCGAGACCTCGATCATTAACGTGGAGACCGCGCGTTCCCTCGTGCTGCAGGCGCAGTCCTCGCCCTCCCAGGGGCTGTGGCGCGTCATCGTCGTCGAGGACGCGGACCGCCTCGGCGAGTCCGGCGCGAACGCCCTGCTCAAGGCCATCGAGGAGCCGCCCGAGCACACCGTGTGGCTGCTGTGCGCCCCCAGCCCCGAGGACATGATCGCCACGATCCGCTCGCGCTGCCGCCACCTCGGCCTGCGTATCCCCACAGCCAGTGCGGTCGCCGACCTGCTCGTGCGCGAGGGCGTGGCCACCCCCGATGTTGCCCTGGAGGCCGCGCGCGCCGCCCAGTCGCACATCGGCCTGGCCCGAGCGCTCGCCCGCGACCCCCAGATGCGCGAACGCCGCCGAGCCATCATCACCGCGCCCGCCTCCGTGCGCAGCGTCGGTGAGGCCGTCATGGCCGCCGACCGCCTCCTTGAGACCGCGAAAGCCCAAGCCGACGCGCAGGTCAGCGAACGAAACGCCCGCGAAAAGGCCGAACTGATGCGCCAGCTCGGCATGGACGAGGGTGAGAGCGCCACCAAGGCCTCGCGCACGATGATCCGCCAGCTCGAGGAGGACCAAAAGCGCCGCTCCAAGCGTGCCCTCACCGACGCGATCGACCGCGCCCTCATCGACCTGCTCGCGATCTACCGAGACGTTCTCATGGTCCAGGTGGGCGGGAACGGCGAACTCATCAACACGGACCTGTCCGACCTCGTGCACCAGATTGCCCAGGACTCCACGCCTCGTCAGACCCTCGCGCGCGTCGATCACATCGAGACCGCGCGCAAACGCCTCGTGTCAAACGGCAACCCCCTGCTGGTCCTGGAAGACATGGCGATTTCGCTGCGCCCCCAAGCCTGAAAACTGACCCGGCGTTTCTCCGTTACAATCGGGGCCATGAAGACACGCTCCATTGCGGCCTGCGCCGTCGCAATCCTCGCCGTCGTCGCGATCGTCCTGACCGTCGTCGGCTACTACGGAACCCAACGCAGGGGACCAGCCCCCTCGACGACGGCCTCGGCCACGTCCGCGCCGATCCCCGTGTCCGCGGGCTCCGTGCAGGCCTACTATGATCAGGCGATCGAGTGGGGCGTGTGCGCCGACGGTACCTTCGACACGTTCCAGGGCGTGAACTCCTCGGATGCCAGCGAGTACCAGTGCGCCTTCCTGAAGGCCCCGCTGGACTGGGAGAACCCCGACGGAGACCAGATCACGCTCGCGCTCGCGATCCACCGCTCCGGCGCGAAGGAAGCTCCCGCACTGTTCATCAACCCGGGTGGCCCCGGCGGCGCCGTCGTCTCCTCCCTGCCGTACTACGCGACGCAGGGAATCGGCGAGGCCGTAGTCAACGCCTACGACATCGTGGCCCTCGATCCGCGTGGCGTCGGCGACTCGACCCCCGTGTTCTGCACGACCGACGCCGAGCGCGACGAGCGCAACGCCGGAGAGGACGAGGACGTCGATACCGGCGACGAGTCCCCGCAGTCCGCGGTCGCCTCTGCCCATGAGGACGCCCAAGAGGTCGCCGCGGGGTGCCGCGAACACTCTGGCAGCCTGTACGAGCACATCGACACCGTGAGCGCTGCCCGCGACTTCGACATGGTGCGCGCCGTCCTCGGCCAGGAAAAGCTCAACCTCCTCGGATACTCCTACGGCACCTTCCTCGGCGCCACCTACGCGGGCCTCTTCCCTGAGCGCGTCGGTCGCTTCGTGCTTGATGGTGCCCTCGACCCGACCCTCAGCGTCAACGAGGTCTCCGCCCTCCAGATGCGAGGCCTCGACGCCTCGCTCCAGCACTGGATCTCCGACTGCACCACCCAGGCCACCTGCCCGATGGGACGCAACCTCCAGGAAGGCATCGAGACCGTGCGCTCGTTCCTCGACTCCCTCGAGGATAACCCGATGCGCACGAACGACCCGAACCGTCCGCTCACCGAAAACCTGGCCGTCACCGCGCTCACCGGCGCCATGTACAACACCCAGTGGTGGCCCCAGCTCACCCAGGCCTTCGGCATGGCCTGGCAGAAGAGCGACGGCAGCGGCCTGCTCGCCATCGCTGACACGCTGAACTCGCGCAACCCCGACGGCACCTACCAGGACAATTCCTTCGACGCGATCAACGCGATCAACAACCTCGACTACTCGCCCGAAGGCACCATCGAGGAGTGGGCCGCCCAGGTGGAGACACTCAAGAACGAACTGCCGATCCTCGGCAAGTACGTGGGCTACCCGTCGGCCGGCCTCGAGGCGTGGCCCACGAAGCACGCGCCCCGCTCGCGCATCACCGCGCAGGGAGCCGCTCCCATTGTCGTCATCGGCACGACCCACGACCCGGCGACCCCCTACTCGATGGCTCAGGGCCTGTCGGGCCAGCTCGCCAGTGGTGTCCTCGTCACCGTCGAAGGCTGGAACCACACCGCCTACCGCCGCGGCGCCAACCAGTGCGTCACGCGCGCCGTCGAAGACTACTTCGTGAAGGGAACCGTGCCCGCCGACGGCCTCATGTGCCAGTAGGGACGTGACTCACGACATCCTGCTGTGGGGTGTCCTGGTTTGCGCTCGGCGCGATTCGTCCAGTAGAGTTGTGCCGTTGCCTGCACGCCCCGGAAACGGTGGAACGGCGGGCGCGGCCGCCTTAGCTCAGTCGGCAGAGCGATTCACTCGTAATGAATAGGTCGTGGGTTCGATTCCCACAGGCGGCTCAGATACGCCCACCCGGTTTCGGGTGGGCGTTTTTGTATGGCCTCGTGGTGCGTGGTGCTTGGTGCCCCACGGGTGTTCCGGGCGCCGGAGGGCCCGGCCGCCCGCGAGGCTAGGCGGCCTCACTTCGTTCGGCGCCGCGCCTCGAAGCCCGCCCGTGCCCTCCGGTCCCTCCGGCGCCCTCCACACCTGTGGTGCCTGGTTGCTGACGTGTAGTTTGGCGCGTCGTCTCGAAGCCCGGCCAGGCCCCGCCGCCGCCCACGGACGCCGCAGCCAGGTCCACCAATCCCTCCGGCGCCCTCCACACCAGTGGCGCTTGGTTGCTGATGTGTGGCTTGGCGCGTCGTCTCGAAGCCCGGCCAGGCCCCGCCGCCCACGGGCACCGCTGCCAGGCCCTGTCGGCCAGGCGGCCTGGCTGTCTGAAACCGCCGTCACCTTTGCGGGTGCTGGTCGAGCCTCAGCTGAAACCGGTGTCGCCTTTGCGGGTGAGCAACGGGCGTTTTTGGTGCGTTTTTCGGTTGCAGTGGTGTCATCGGTTTCAACGGTTGCTATTCAGGGGCGCGCAGTGGTGATGGTGGTTTCATCGTCGCCACGTCACAGCTGCCCGTGCGTGAAAAAGTTCGCCCTGCTTGGTCTGATGCTGGGCGTGAGCGCGACAAAGTTCGCCCAGCGCGCTCAAAATGGCCCAAATTCGGCGTTTTGTGGCGTGCTGGGCGAGTTTTTCGCGGAAATGCCAGTGGAGGGGCGGTGTTGGGCGAACTTTGTTACTGCGTGGGCCTGGCAGCTGGGCCCCACTACTGGCAGCGTTAACCCTTCAATGCGCAGCTAAACCTCATAGGTGGCGTGGTGGGCGGCCTGCCCACGCAGCCACCTATCGGGTTAACGTGCGCGTGAGAGGGGTTTGGTGAAGCTTCAGTTGCATATCGGCGCGTTGCGCCGTCGTGCTCCTGTAGGTCTCCGGCCCAAATGCCGGCCCCCAACCGCATGAGGCAACCGTGGCCTCGGGCAAGATTGGTTAGGCGAACCTGGCCTGAAAAATGAAAGCGTCAATGATCTTAAAACGCTGAAATCCGAGGATTATTCCCTCGTCGCTAACGGATAGTGAAACATTTGACTAAACGGTGGATAGCACTAGAAATCCTGGGACCAAAGGGCCAAGATGGATGTGTCTGAAGGGCATGGCCCCACAAGGGTGAGCCCCGTACCGAATACACATGCATAGGAGAAACAACATGACCGTTGAGTCCACCGGCTTCAAGGCTTCCGACGTTCTCGCAGGCAACCTGCAGAAGGTCCTCACCGACGTGACCGCTCTGTCCCTCGTGGGCAAGCAGCTGCACTGGAACATCACCGGCGAGGGCTTCCGCTCGCTGCACCTCTACCTCGACGCGGTCGTGGACATCGCCCGCGAGGCCTCCGACGAGATCGCCGAGCGCATGCGCGCCCTCCAGGTCGTCCCCAACGGCCTGCCCGAGGTCGTCGCCCAGCGCAATACCCTGCCGACCGTCCCCGAGACGATCATCAAGACCACTGACGCCGAGGAGCTCGCCGTCGCCGCCATCAACGCGACCGTCGGCACCATGCGCGACGTGCACGAGAAGGTCGACGCCGAGGATTCCGCCTCCGCCGACATCCTCAACGACTACATCCGTCGCTTCGAGCAGCAGGCGTGGTTCATCCGTTCTCAGAACGGCCAGGCCTGAGCCTGACTCCTCCGTGAGGAGGGAGCGAGCCGCGTAGGCTCGCATCAACAACGTGGGGTGCCTCGCCTGTCACAGGCGGGGCACCCTTGTATGTACGAGCAGTGCGAACGCGCCCCGGGAGGTGACACCGCGTCAGCGACACCGGGGAGAGCGAACATTAGGCTGGTGGCGTGACGAACTCCCAGGACGCAGCAGCCACCACGTCGACGTCGATCCACGCGCAGCAGGGCGAGGCGCAGCCCGCCCTCGTCCTCGTCAACCTGGGGACGCCGACCGCCCCCGAGCCCGGCCCGGTGCGCGCCTTCCTG
Proteins encoded in this window:
- a CDS encoding alpha/beta hydrolase, coding for MKTRSIAACAVAILAVVAIVLTVVGYYGTQRRGPAPSTTASATSAPIPVSAGSVQAYYDQAIEWGVCADGTFDTFQGVNSSDASEYQCAFLKAPLDWENPDGDQITLALAIHRSGAKEAPALFINPGGPGGAVVSSLPYYATQGIGEAVVNAYDIVALDPRGVGDSTPVFCTTDAERDERNAGEDEDVDTGDESPQSAVASAHEDAQEVAAGCREHSGSLYEHIDTVSAARDFDMVRAVLGQEKLNLLGYSYGTFLGATYAGLFPERVGRFVLDGALDPTLSVNEVSALQMRGLDASLQHWISDCTTQATCPMGRNLQEGIETVRSFLDSLEDNPMRTNDPNRPLTENLAVTALTGAMYNTQWWPQLTQAFGMAWQKSDGSGLLAIADTLNSRNPDGTYQDNSFDAINAINNLDYSPEGTIEEWAAQVETLKNELPILGKYVGYPSAGLEAWPTKHAPRSRITAQGAAPIVVIGTTHDPATPYSMAQGLSGQLASGVLVTVEGWNHTAYRRGANQCVTRAVEDYFVKGTVPADGLMCQ
- a CDS encoding Dps family protein, which gives rise to MTVESTGFKASDVLAGNLQKVLTDVTALSLVGKQLHWNITGEGFRSLHLYLDAVVDIAREASDEIAERMRALQVVPNGLPEVVAQRNTLPTVPETIIKTTDAEELAVAAINATVGTMRDVHEKVDAEDSASADILNDYIRRFEQQAWFIRSQNGQA